AGACCGGGCAGCTCGGCTGGCTGATCGCGATCAGCGCGTTCGTCCTGCTCGGCATACTGCTGATCTGGCGACCCCTGCGCTTCGACTCCCTCGACCCGCAGTCGGCGGCCGCGCGCGGTGTACCCACGACCGCGGTCTCGCTCGGATTCATGCTCCTGCTCGGACTCATCGTCGCCGTCAGCGTGCACATCATCGGCGCGCTGCTGGTGATGGCCCTGCTGGTCACCCCGGCGGCGGCGGCGATGCGGATCGCGAACGGACCGCTCTCGGTTCCCGTGCTCGCGGCGGTCTTCGGCTTCGTCTCGGCGGTGGGCGGGATCCTGCTGGCGGTGATGGGAACCCTGCCGGTCAGCCCGTACATCACCACGATCTCGTTCGTGATCTACCTCGTGTGCCGGGTTCTCGGATCGCGTCGGGACCGCGTGAGCACCCGGGCGGCGCTCAGAGGCGCTCGGTAGAGTACGGCTCATGGTCCAGCGCAACACG
This portion of the Microbacterium pygmaeum genome encodes:
- a CDS encoding metal ABC transporter permease; protein product: MNWPDVWDAMFGGVADYGEILVLVSNSVIAGAVLGLVGGLVGVFVMQRDMAFAVHGISELSFAGAAFALLVGFDVVTGSIVGSVLAAAIIGVLGARARDRNSIIGVLMPFGLGLGILFLSLYDGRSANRFSLLTGQIVSVQTGQLGWLIAISAFVLLGILLIWRPLRFDSLDPQSAAARGVPTTAVSLGFMLLLGLIVAVSVHIIGALLVMALLVTPAAAAMRIANGPLSVPVLAAVFGFVSAVGGILLAVMGTLPVSPYITTISFVIYLVCRVLGSRRDRVSTRAALRGAR